The proteins below are encoded in one region of Helianthus annuus cultivar XRQ/B chromosome 2, HanXRQr2.0-SUNRISE, whole genome shotgun sequence:
- the LOC110922275 gene encoding sugar carrier protein C, which translates to MAGGVISGNSKAYPGELTCKVFITCLVAACGGLIFGYDIGISGGVTSMTPFLKEFFPDVYKKESEIKASSNQYCKFNSATLTMFTSSLYLAALLASCVASFVTKACGRKISMLVGGITFCVGALLNGIAVNVWMLIVGRILLGIGIGFANQSVPLYLSEVAPYKWRGACNVLFQLSITVGILVANAVNYGFAQIKGGWGWRLSLGGAIVPAIIFIIGSLTLADTPNSLIQRGKLQEAKERLLKIRGVDNVDEEFNDLVEASEQSKKIKSPWLNLLKRKYRPQVFFAIVIPFFQQLTGMNVFMFYAPVLFKTMGFGDNASLLSALITGAVNTLATIVSILLVDKFGRRFWFLQGGIQMFVMQIVITGAIAFKFGFNGNPGELEKWYSILVVLAICIYIAGFAWSWGPLGWLVPSEIFPLEIRSAAQSVNVSVNMIFTFFIAQIFLQMLCALRFFLFVFFMIWVVLMTIVIYLYLPETKGIPIEEMAGIWKEHWYWKRFVPVADEEMADVKDTKKDEDKN; encoded by the exons ATGGCAGGTGGTGTGATCTCCGGTAACTCAAAAGCTTACCCAGGAGAACTCACATGCAAGGTCTTCATAACATGTTTGGTGGCAGCCTGTGGTGGTCTGATATTCGGTTACGATATCGGTATATCAGGTGGTGTGACATCTATGACACCgtttctcaaagaattcttcccAGATGTTTACAAAAAGGAGTCGGAGATCAAAGCGTCTAGCAACCAATATTGCAAGTTCAACAGTGCAACATTGACTATGTTCACATCTTCTTTGTATCTGGCTGCACTTTTGGCATCATGTGTTGCATCGTTTGTAACCAAGGCTTGTGGGCGTAAAATCTCTATGCTTGTTGGTGGTATCACTTTCTGCGTTGGTGCACTATTGAATGGGATTGCTGTAAACGTCTGGATGCTTATTGTTGGTCGTATTCTTCTTGGTATCGGGATCGGATTCGCTAATCAG TCGGTACCTCTATATCTCTCGGAGGTGGCTCCATACAAGTGGCGTGGTGCATGCAACGTGTTGTTTCAACTCTCGATCACAGTGGGGATTCTAGTCGCGAATGCGGTAAACTATGGGTTCGCCCAGATCAAAGGCGGTTGGGGCTGGCGTTTGAGTTTGGGTGGTGCTATCGTCCCGGCTATAATCTTTATCATCGGCTCTTTAACACTCGCGGATACTCCAAACTCGCTTATCCAACGTGGAAAACTCCAAGAAGCGAAAGAAAGATTACTAAAAATCCGTGGTGTGGACAATGTTGATGAAGAATTCAACGATCTCGTTGAAGCCAGTGAACAATCTAAGAAAATCAAGAGCCCGTGGTTGAATCTTTTGAAAAGAAAATATAGACCACAAGTATTTTTCGCTATTGTTATTCCATTCTTCCAACAATTAACCGGCATGAATGTGTTCATGTTCTATGCACCGGTTTTGTTTAAAACCATGGGGTTTGGGGATAACGCGTCACTCCTTTCCGCTCTCATCACTGGGGCCGTTAACACGTTAGCAACCATTGTTTCAATCCTCCTAGTTGATAAATTTGGTAGAAGGTTTTGGTTTCTTCAAGGTGGCATTCAAATGTTTGTTATGCAG ATTGTGATTACGGGTGCAATCGCATTCAAGTTTGGGTTTAATGGAAACCCGGGTGAGCTTGAGAAGTGGTATTCGATTCTCGTGGTTTTAGCCATTTGCATATACATTGCTGGGTTTGCGTGGTCTTGGGGACCGTTGGGTTGGCTCGTGCCTAGTGAAATATTTCCACTCGAGATCCGATCAGCCGCACAAAGTGTTAACGTTTCGGTTAACATGATCTTCACCTTCTTCATAGCACAAATCTTCCTCCAAATGTTATGTGCCCTTAG GTTTTTCTTATTTGTATTCTTTATGATCTGGGTGGTGTTGATGACGATTGTCATTTACCTTTACTTGCCGGAGACAAAGGGGATTCCGATTGAAGAGATGGCCGGAATTTGGAAGGAGCATTGGTATTGGAAAAGATTTGTTCCGGTGGCTGATGAAGAAATGGCAGATGTGAAGGATACAAAGAAGGATGAAGATAAAAATTAG